A single Pirellulaceae bacterium DNA region contains:
- a CDS encoding multidrug efflux RND transporter permease subunit yields the protein MSKFFIDRPVFANVIAIIMVILGVVAMFNLPVEQYPKITPPTVQVTTVYPGANARVVAETVAAPIEQQVNGVEGMLYMSSNCSADGSYALTVTFDIGVDLDTAQVLVQNRVAIAEPLLPEEVRRQGISVKKQSTDIILVISLVSPDETFDSLFMANYSTLRLRDELSRVSGVGDVVVRGGTDYSMRVWLDPERLSARNLTTQDVISALRDQNVQVAAGQIGQAPAPENQLLQLPVTAIGRLSDAEQFEEIVVKKQQGRVTYLRDIARVELGSQSYDSFSVRSGTPAVSILIYQLPGANALEVAENVRESIERLKQDFPVGLDYNIPFDTTKFVEAGVEGVYHTLIEAGVLVLLVILVFLHDWRAVLVPATTVPVTIVGAFAVMPLLGFTINFLTLFGLVLAIGIVVDDAIVIVENAAHHVERGLKPRDAAIKAMEEMTGPVISITLVLTAVFLPAAFLGGITGQLYRQFALTIAATAILSAINALTLKPVQCATYLRPLPEKRNLFVRAFNRVYGWVERLYVFFLGQFLRVAFLGMLLFFGLIAGTGWWYFSLPTGFLPTEDQGYVLVSVQLPDGASQERTRAVVDKLDKVFANEPAIDNWLVLGGLSILDGTTAPNAATAFAVFKDWGERHDSKLKQEAIVARLRQEMGQLHEAVVFPIVPPAIRGLGSSGGFQIQIEDRAGVGREELFQRLQEIIQTAQSRPELGPMQTTFRAGVPQLFADVDRVKAQKLDLDLDDVFSTLQANLGSFYANDFNKFGRTYQVRLQAEPQFRNSADDIYRLRVRNANGQMIPIGSVLTIDEAFGPQVINRYNLYPTASIIGSSAPGRSSGEALQAMEKVARDVLPNTMGFDWTGMAYQEKLVGGQAFAVFALAVLLVYLVLAAQYESWILPFAVILVVPIGMLGIVAAVSFRGMDNNVYTQIGTVLIIALASKNAILIVEFARELRMHGRSIREAAIEASRLRFRPILMTSFAFILGVMPLVRAQGAGAASQQSLGTAVVGGMLTSTILAVFFVPLFYVVMQHLSEWRKPTESHAESDFRKTDELLPSAAPNPDRHTP from the coding sequence CTGTCCAAATTCTTCATCGACCGCCCCGTTTTCGCGAATGTCATTGCCATCATTATGGTAATCCTTGGCGTCGTTGCGATGTTCAACCTGCCGGTGGAACAGTATCCCAAGATCACTCCACCGACCGTGCAGGTCACAACTGTGTATCCAGGGGCCAACGCCCGTGTCGTCGCGGAAACCGTCGCCGCACCTATCGAGCAGCAGGTCAACGGTGTTGAAGGTATGTTGTACATGTCGTCCAACTGCTCGGCAGACGGTTCTTACGCGCTAACTGTCACGTTTGACATCGGCGTCGACCTTGACACCGCCCAAGTACTGGTTCAAAACCGCGTCGCGATCGCCGAGCCACTTCTACCGGAGGAAGTACGCCGCCAGGGTATCTCTGTCAAGAAACAATCAACCGACATCATCCTAGTAATCTCGCTTGTTTCTCCAGACGAGACATTCGACAGCCTTTTCATGGCGAACTATTCGACCCTGCGTTTGCGCGATGAGCTGAGCCGTGTTTCAGGAGTAGGTGATGTGGTTGTTCGAGGGGGAACGGACTATAGCATGCGGGTCTGGCTCGATCCCGAGAGACTCAGCGCACGCAATTTAACTACTCAGGACGTGATCTCCGCTTTGCGCGACCAGAACGTCCAGGTGGCTGCTGGCCAGATTGGGCAGGCTCCCGCACCGGAAAATCAGTTGCTTCAGCTCCCCGTGACAGCGATCGGCCGGCTCAGCGATGCTGAACAATTTGAAGAGATTGTCGTCAAGAAGCAGCAAGGACGAGTTACATACCTCCGCGACATCGCCCGCGTCGAACTGGGAAGCCAATCGTACGATTCCTTTAGTGTCCGATCCGGCACCCCGGCCGTGAGTATTCTTATTTACCAGTTACCCGGCGCGAATGCTCTGGAAGTAGCGGAGAATGTTCGCGAGTCCATCGAGCGACTCAAGCAGGATTTTCCAGTTGGTTTGGACTACAACATTCCCTTCGATACTACCAAGTTTGTCGAGGCGGGCGTCGAGGGAGTGTACCATACCTTGATCGAAGCTGGCGTCCTCGTCCTACTGGTAATCCTCGTCTTTTTGCACGACTGGCGTGCAGTGCTGGTACCCGCCACAACCGTTCCGGTGACGATCGTCGGCGCGTTCGCTGTTATGCCGCTTTTGGGCTTCACGATCAACTTCCTAACCTTGTTCGGCTTGGTGCTGGCGATTGGGATCGTCGTCGATGACGCCATTGTCATCGTGGAGAACGCGGCGCACCATGTCGAGCGAGGGCTCAAGCCGCGCGACGCTGCTATCAAGGCGATGGAAGAAATGACGGGGCCGGTCATTAGCATCACGCTAGTTCTTACGGCCGTATTTCTTCCTGCTGCCTTTCTCGGCGGCATTACCGGGCAACTCTACCGACAGTTCGCACTAACAATTGCTGCGACTGCCATCCTCAGCGCGATTAACGCCTTGACGCTGAAGCCGGTGCAGTGTGCGACCTATCTGCGTCCGTTGCCAGAAAAACGCAATCTTTTCGTTCGGGCATTCAATCGAGTCTATGGCTGGGTGGAGCGCCTCTATGTGTTTTTTCTTGGCCAGTTCCTGCGGGTGGCCTTCTTAGGGATGCTACTGTTTTTCGGGCTGATAGCTGGCACCGGCTGGTGGTATTTCTCTCTGCCAACCGGATTCCTACCGACAGAGGACCAGGGATATGTTTTAGTGAGCGTTCAACTGCCCGACGGTGCATCGCAGGAACGGACCAGGGCGGTAGTGGACAAGCTGGACAAAGTGTTTGCGAATGAGCCGGCGATTGACAATTGGCTCGTTCTCGGCGGGCTTTCGATTCTGGATGGTACGACCGCCCCTAATGCCGCGACGGCCTTCGCCGTTTTCAAGGACTGGGGCGAACGTCATGACTCGAAACTCAAGCAAGAGGCGATTGTCGCCAGGCTGCGACAGGAGATGGGACAACTTCACGAGGCCGTGGTTTTCCCGATCGTCCCACCTGCAATCCGAGGGCTGGGGAGTTCAGGCGGTTTTCAGATCCAGATCGAAGACCGCGCCGGCGTGGGCCGAGAAGAATTGTTCCAACGACTTCAAGAGATTATCCAGACCGCACAAAGTCGGCCCGAGCTCGGACCCATGCAGACGACGTTTCGTGCGGGTGTCCCACAATTGTTCGCTGATGTGGATCGGGTAAAAGCACAAAAGCTGGACTTGGACCTCGATGACGTATTCAGCACCCTGCAGGCAAATCTCGGATCGTTTTATGCCAACGATTTTAACAAGTTTGGTCGCACCTATCAGGTCCGTCTTCAAGCTGAGCCGCAATTCCGCAATTCGGCTGACGACATATATCGCCTGCGCGTGCGTAACGCCAACGGGCAAATGATTCCGATTGGATCAGTGCTTACCATCGACGAAGCCTTTGGGCCACAAGTGATTAACAGGTACAATCTTTATCCGACCGCTTCGATTATCGGATCGTCGGCTCCGGGACGAAGTTCCGGCGAAGCGCTTCAGGCGATGGAGAAGGTTGCCCGTGATGTGCTTCCAAACACGATGGGATTCGACTGGACGGGAATGGCCTATCAGGAAAAACTGGTAGGCGGGCAAGCGTTCGCAGTGTTCGCCCTTGCCGTGTTGCTCGTTTACCTCGTCCTCGCCGCCCAATACGAGAGCTGGATTCTCCCCTTTGCCGTGATTCTCGTTGTTCCGATTGGAATGCTTGGTATCGTGGCCGCAGTTTCGTTTCGTGGGATGGACAACAATGTGTACACCCAGATAGGAACGGTCTTGATTATTGCGCTAGCCAGCAAGAATGCGATTCTCATCGTCGAGTTCGCACGAGAATTGCGAATGCACGGTCGAAGTATTCGGGAAGCGGCAATCGAGGCCTCTCGTCTGCGTTTCCGTCCGATCTTGATGACCTCATTCGCATTTATTCTCGGTGTGATGCCGCTGGTCAGAGCCCAAGGAGCCGGCGCCGCCAGCCAGCAGTCCTTGGGAACGGCGGTGGTCGGCGGAATGCTAACTTCTACGATTTTGGCCGTTTTCTTCGTACCTCTCTTCTACGTTGTCATGCAGCATTTGAGTGAATGGCGAAAACCGACTGAAAGTCATGCTGAATCCGATTTCCGAAAAACAGATGAACTTCTGCCATCAGCCGCGCCCAATCCAGACAGGCACACGCCCTAA
- a CDS encoding protein kinase: MLMTDDLAQRIAKDFQGEKLDGFTIEGLHAKGGTSVVLIGTNGGNQAAIKIYAQELFQKSNAEKERIDRQVEKSHLVHPNLVRTYCAGVHRGYHYLTMEFVAAPTLEEVVQDLPREKIRAVIQQIAKAALFMHADMQQVHRDIKPANVAVRMEDFHVTLLDLGLVRPVTGATITDQLSVHIRGTKEYAPPELLDNMVQLDEQGWLAVTFYQLGATLYEMLTWKAPFAELQGDALLRAIREVPPSIDSADAPTDLVKLSLDCMHKDPIKRLSLVSWERFLNTPSIGDQLSQLEELLGTLHRTEARTLNFPEGAESKHRLKRTFTEIAHEVELAIRSFMSGKELVFPNYTIARREDLESETRSILVVEIEYGAPRLPSSVCSVISTEITDASSRSCTCSMSTSLGQLPPHIDEQAFRTFYEGVFVLEQFSISVREELARDLMQILRQANEQ, from the coding sequence ATGTTAATGACGGATGATCTAGCACAACGAATTGCGAAGGATTTCCAAGGCGAAAAACTAGACGGTTTCACCATCGAGGGGCTACATGCTAAGGGCGGTACAAGCGTAGTTCTGATTGGTACAAATGGCGGCAATCAAGCTGCGATCAAAATCTACGCGCAAGAGCTGTTTCAGAAATCGAATGCCGAGAAGGAGCGGATTGATCGGCAGGTCGAAAAAAGTCACTTGGTTCACCCAAATCTTGTAAGGACTTACTGTGCTGGTGTGCACCGAGGCTATCACTATTTGACGATGGAGTTCGTTGCAGCACCAACCCTAGAAGAGGTTGTTCAAGATTTGCCACGCGAGAAAATTCGTGCAGTTATTCAGCAGATCGCTAAGGCTGCACTCTTCATGCATGCGGACATGCAACAGGTTCATCGAGACATCAAGCCCGCCAATGTTGCCGTCCGAATGGAAGATTTTCACGTTACGCTCCTGGATCTAGGTCTGGTTCGACCTGTAACTGGCGCGACAATTACGGATCAACTTTCTGTTCACATCAGAGGCACCAAAGAATACGCTCCTCCCGAACTGTTGGACAACATGGTGCAATTAGATGAACAAGGCTGGCTTGCTGTAACTTTTTACCAACTAGGCGCAACGCTGTATGAGATGCTGACTTGGAAGGCACCATTTGCGGAACTTCAGGGCGATGCATTGCTAAGAGCGATTCGTGAAGTCCCACCAAGCATTGACTCTGCCGATGCGCCGACAGATCTCGTTAAGCTTTCTCTGGATTGCATGCACAAGGACCCAATTAAACGACTTTCTCTTGTCAGCTGGGAGCGATTCCTAAACACTCCGTCTATTGGCGATCAACTGTCGCAACTAGAAGAGCTTTTAGGAACTTTGCACAGAACAGAAGCCAGAACATTGAACTTCCCAGAAGGAGCCGAGTCTAAACATCGTCTCAAACGGACATTCACAGAGATTGCACATGAAGTCGAGCTAGCGATCCGGTCCTTCATGTCGGGAAAAGAGCTAGTGTTTCCAAACTATACAATCGCAAGACGTGAAGACTTAGAATCGGAGACAAGGTCGATTTTGGTGGTCGAAATTGAGTATGGAGCCCCTCGGCTTCCTAGCTCTGTGTGTTCCGTAATCTCGACAGAAATCACTGACGCTAGTTCACGGTCTTGTACTTGCTCTATGTCTACCTCACTCGGTCAACTTCCACCTCATATTGACGAGCAGGCATTTAGAACATTCTACGAGGGCGTTTTCGTTCTTGAGCAATTCTCGATTTCTGTTCGTGAAGAATTAGCGAGGGACTTAATGCAAATATTAAGGCAAGCCAATGAACAATGA
- a CDS encoding efflux RND transporter periplasmic adaptor subunit has product MSHPVERSLAETREYTGHLEAVATVSIRARVRGVLQKIHFQEGAEIEQGTLLYELDPSEYQAAADEKAADITGLEQELKLAESEAKRSSELYEQKATSRETWESKQNKLAVTKAEREKARAALKQAEFNLSYTKIYAPISGRVGRTLVTVGNLVGYNEPTLLTTIVKMDPIYVDFEIPERDLLRFQQTDEAQSSNWSLMRAPLGIGLESETGFPHAGIINFRENRVESETGTVLVRGTLPNSDRKLVPGLFARIQVPVGLPRTRLLVPETALAADQRGRYVLVVDANNTVEQRPVQIEINMEHRGYLSIRQGLTATDRVIVSGLQKARPGAKVAPELVQPEEVVKVAAPTKASRRDVQ; this is encoded by the coding sequence GTGAGCCACCCGGTAGAGCGCTCTTTAGCCGAGACACGCGAATATACAGGGCATCTTGAAGCTGTCGCGACGGTCTCCATCCGTGCGCGGGTGCGCGGCGTCTTGCAGAAGATCCACTTCCAAGAAGGAGCCGAAATTGAACAGGGAACATTGCTCTACGAACTTGATCCCAGCGAGTATCAGGCAGCAGCAGATGAAAAGGCGGCCGACATAACGGGCCTCGAGCAAGAGTTGAAGCTTGCTGAGTCTGAAGCGAAGCGATCTTCGGAACTATATGAACAGAAAGCGACTTCCAGAGAAACATGGGAATCGAAGCAGAACAAACTGGCGGTGACCAAGGCGGAACGGGAAAAAGCTCGTGCAGCACTCAAGCAAGCGGAATTCAATTTGAGTTACACCAAGATTTACGCACCGATTTCAGGCCGTGTGGGAAGGACGCTCGTGACAGTGGGAAACCTGGTCGGATACAACGAGCCAACCCTATTAACAACCATCGTGAAGATGGACCCCATTTACGTAGATTTCGAGATTCCCGAACGGGATCTCCTGCGTTTCCAGCAAACGGACGAGGCGCAATCTTCGAACTGGTCGCTGATGCGAGCGCCGCTGGGGATCGGATTGGAATCAGAAACGGGTTTTCCGCACGCTGGCATTATTAACTTCCGGGAAAACCGCGTCGAATCAGAAACCGGAACTGTTCTCGTTCGCGGGACGCTTCCTAATTCGGACAGGAAACTCGTCCCCGGCTTGTTCGCTCGCATTCAGGTTCCAGTCGGTCTGCCAAGGACGCGCCTGCTCGTTCCCGAAACCGCACTCGCCGCAGACCAGCGTGGCCGCTACGTACTCGTCGTCGATGCCAACAACACCGTGGAACAACGCCCCGTGCAGATCGAAATAAACATGGAGCACAGAGGATACCTGTCGATTCGCCAAGGATTGACCGCCACCGATCGGGTCATCGTGAGTGGCCTGCAAAAAGCACGTCCTGGCGCCAAGGTAGCACCGGAGTTAGTGCAGCCAGAAGAGGTTGTGAAAGTTGCGGCACCCACCAAAGCGTCACGGCGGGATGTTCAGTGA
- a CDS encoding recombinase family protein, with the protein MNKANINRQLNCAIYTRKSTDEGLDKEFNSLDAQRECAEAYIKSQTQEGWHCLPDRYDDGGFTGGNMDRPALKQLLADIEAGKVNCVVVYKVDRLSRSLMDFARMLEVFERNQVAFVSVTQQFNTTNSMGRLMLNVLLSFAQFERELISERTRDKIAAARRKGKWSGGMPLLGYDIEPQGGKLRINEVEANRVRAIYDLYLERESIMATIAELDNRGWNNKSWKTKKGTLRGGSPFTKATLFRLLTNVTYIGKLVYKDEVNEGEHDAIISTDVWQKVQSLLSRNGRTGGVEARNKFGAMLKGILRCACCDCSMTPTHTTKNGSKRYRYYVCMKAQKRGWKNCKSKSVPVAEIEKFVVDKIRHVGHDAALVDEVVEQTKIQSERELGALVAERDELVKELEYWNEAIRVAAPKIKPGSPDATSLEQLADWHESLRRAEHRHAIVTAKLTAMQAQTLTREDVVNALTSFEPIWESLTVREQSRIVQLIVKQIDYDGATGRVTITFHPDGIKTIAMENRPELVETHHE; encoded by the coding sequence ATGAACAAGGCCAACATCAATCGCCAGTTGAACTGTGCGATCTACACCCGCAAGTCCACAGACGAAGGGCTCGACAAGGAGTTTAATTCGCTTGACGCTCAACGCGAATGCGCCGAAGCGTACATCAAAAGCCAAACACAGGAAGGCTGGCACTGCCTTCCCGATCGCTATGACGACGGTGGATTTACCGGTGGCAACATGGATCGTCCGGCGCTCAAGCAATTGCTGGCAGACATCGAAGCAGGCAAGGTGAACTGCGTGGTCGTCTACAAGGTCGACCGTCTGAGCCGCTCGCTGATGGACTTCGCTCGCATGCTCGAAGTCTTCGAACGCAACCAGGTCGCGTTCGTCAGCGTGACGCAGCAATTCAACACAACCAACTCCATGGGCCGGTTGATGCTCAACGTGCTGTTGTCATTTGCTCAGTTCGAACGCGAGCTGATCTCTGAACGCACCCGCGACAAAATCGCTGCCGCGCGACGCAAAGGCAAATGGTCTGGTGGCATGCCGCTGCTGGGCTACGACATCGAGCCTCAAGGTGGCAAGCTTCGAATCAATGAGGTCGAGGCCAATAGAGTCAGGGCGATCTACGACCTGTACTTGGAACGTGAATCGATCATGGCGACCATCGCTGAGCTCGACAACCGTGGCTGGAACAATAAGTCATGGAAAACGAAAAAGGGAACTCTTCGGGGCGGCTCGCCGTTTACCAAGGCGACGCTGTTCCGGCTCCTCACCAATGTCACCTACATCGGCAAGCTGGTCTACAAAGACGAAGTGAACGAAGGAGAACACGACGCGATCATCTCAACGGACGTCTGGCAGAAGGTTCAATCGCTTCTGAGTCGCAACGGCCGAACTGGCGGCGTTGAGGCGAGAAACAAATTCGGTGCGATGCTCAAAGGAATCCTTCGATGTGCATGCTGCGACTGTTCGATGACGCCGACGCACACGACCAAGAACGGATCGAAACGCTACCGTTACTATGTTTGCATGAAGGCCCAGAAGCGTGGCTGGAAGAACTGCAAGTCGAAGTCCGTGCCGGTTGCCGAGATCGAGAAGTTTGTCGTTGACAAGATACGCCACGTTGGCCACGACGCGGCGCTCGTCGACGAGGTGGTGGAGCAAACCAAGATCCAATCCGAGCGCGAACTGGGGGCACTTGTGGCCGAACGGGACGAGCTTGTGAAAGAACTGGAGTACTGGAACGAAGCCATCCGCGTTGCCGCTCCCAAGATTAAGCCAGGCTCGCCCGACGCAACCTCTCTGGAGCAATTGGCTGACTGGCACGAGAGTCTTCGGCGCGCCGAACATCGGCATGCGATCGTTACCGCGAAGCTGACGGCGATGCAGGCCCAGACGCTAACCCGCGAAGATGTGGTCAACGCATTGACCAGCTTCGAACCAATCTGGGAATCGCTTACAGTCCGAGAGCAATCAAGGATCGTACAGTTGATCGTCAAGCAGATCGATTACGACGGAGCGACCGGTCGCGTGACCATCACCTTCCATCCTGATGGCATCAAGACGATCGCCATGGAGAACCGTCCTGAACTCGTGGAGACGCATCATGAATAA
- a CDS encoding TetR/AcrR family transcriptional regulator, with protein sequence MSTIKNTRVRPVDEELWERRTDEILHVAATLFAERGFAGTDTQELADRVNIGKGTLYRYFPSKRELFLAAADRAMGRLREYLDAAIGTRDDPLEQIVAAIEAFLGFFDQHPEFAELLIQERALFRDRKKPTYIEHREKNLERWQQLYRSLIDAGRVRSMPVQRITSVISDLVYGTMFTNHVAGRQRSLREQADDIVEIVFYGILSDSERIYWERKR encoded by the coding sequence GTGAGCACCATCAAAAACACCCGAGTACGACCCGTTGACGAAGAACTTTGGGAGCGACGCACTGATGAGATCCTTCACGTCGCCGCAACGCTCTTTGCAGAGCGAGGATTCGCTGGCACCGACACCCAAGAGCTGGCTGATCGCGTAAATATTGGAAAAGGAACTTTGTATCGGTATTTTCCCAGCAAGCGGGAGCTATTTCTGGCAGCAGCTGATCGCGCCATGGGCCGACTTCGCGAATACCTCGACGCCGCGATAGGCACTCGCGACGATCCTCTGGAGCAGATTGTCGCAGCGATTGAAGCGTTCCTTGGATTTTTCGACCAACATCCTGAATTCGCCGAGCTCCTGATCCAGGAACGCGCTCTGTTCCGCGATCGCAAGAAACCTACCTACATTGAGCACCGCGAGAAGAACCTCGAGCGTTGGCAGCAGTTGTACAGGTCGCTGATTGATGCGGGGCGCGTGCGCTCGATGCCCGTTCAACGCATCACATCGGTTATCAGCGACCTTGTATATGGAACTATGTTCACAAACCACGTCGCCGGCCGGCAGAGATCCTTGCGTGAACAGGCCGACGATATCGTGGAAATCGTTTTCTACGGCATCCTTTCTGATTCCGAACGAATTTATTGGGAGAGGAAGCGATGA
- a CDS encoding DUF2924 domain-containing protein encodes MQIDIDKEVALLQRMTVGQLREKFEETWGEPTNTRNKQWLVKRIAWKMQANIEGDISQRARRRAAELARGTDIRTTAPKAIKPAPKATGDTVTGFVQPEENNRLPPPRSEIERVYKGEKIVVLVLDNGFEYEGAIYKTLSAVAKKITGQHCNGYHFFKLNKKGGDK; translated from the coding sequence GTGCAAATCGACATCGACAAAGAGGTCGCTCTGCTCCAACGCATGACAGTGGGGCAGCTGCGAGAGAAATTCGAAGAGACGTGGGGCGAGCCGACCAACACTCGCAACAAGCAGTGGCTTGTCAAACGCATCGCTTGGAAGATGCAGGCCAACATCGAAGGTGACATTTCACAGCGGGCCAGGCGTCGCGCCGCTGAACTTGCTCGCGGTACCGACATCCGGACGACTGCCCCCAAAGCCATCAAGCCAGCCCCGAAGGCGACGGGCGACACCGTGACGGGTTTCGTCCAGCCAGAAGAGAACAATCGTCTCCCGCCGCCGAGATCAGAGATCGAGCGAGTCTACAAAGGCGAGAAAATCGTGGTGCTCGTTCTGGATAACGGCTTCGAATACGAGGGAGCCATCTACAAGACGCTCAGCGCTGTGGCCAAGAAGATCACGGGCCAGCACTGCAACGGATACCACTTCTTCAAGCTCAACAAAAAAGGCGGTGACAAATGA
- a CDS encoding ATP-binding domain-containing protein: MNNEWWLNLTKLDAEQGGILNLPLDQDHLILGPPGSGKTNLLLLRANYVSKVTPNILVVVLGRTLREFLARGSDQYNFDVDKLKTSSRCFYDLLREYGHAAPDVDVPFDQVRRELVERARALRASLDYPPYDAIFLDEAQDFLPEEIDVFRSLSNRIFAVADSRQQLYTGGSGVSSLQSACAVHRLRYHYRNGVQICRIADSIGKGMASYERTLPTCRYPEDSLPSFFEWKELDFDGQVAAIVKQLQIQTKAFPGEMLAVICPRNSDVDRMGDALSKTALAGMVVKQSSADGYSTFDMNIPICLTTMHGCKGLEFRAVHGAMMDSLKRFPLQRNLIFTLATRAKTSLAIYGDPIPPFVKSAILSVSPPETLPSINLAFGGDE, encoded by the coding sequence ATGAACAATGAATGGTGGCTCAATTTGACGAAGCTAGATGCCGAGCAAGGAGGAATTCTCAACTTACCGCTTGACCAAGATCATTTGATACTTGGACCTCCCGGTAGTGGGAAGACAAATCTACTGCTGTTGCGAGCCAACTACGTCTCAAAAGTCACGCCCAACATTCTCGTCGTAGTGCTTGGAAGAACGCTGCGTGAGTTTCTTGCTCGCGGGTCCGATCAATACAATTTTGACGTCGATAAGCTAAAGACAAGTTCGAGATGCTTTTACGATCTTCTTAGAGAGTATGGGCACGCAGCCCCGGACGTCGATGTCCCTTTCGATCAAGTTAGGCGAGAACTCGTTGAGAGAGCACGCGCACTACGAGCAAGCCTGGATTATCCACCTTATGATGCGATATTCCTGGATGAGGCACAAGACTTTCTACCCGAAGAAATCGATGTGTTTCGGAGCTTATCGAACCGTATCTTTGCAGTTGCGGATTCAAGGCAACAGCTTTACACGGGCGGTTCAGGCGTTTCAAGTTTGCAATCGGCATGTGCAGTCCATCGACTTCGTTACCACTATCGAAACGGAGTTCAGATTTGCCGAATAGCAGATTCAATTGGCAAAGGAATGGCTTCCTACGAAAGGACGCTTCCCACCTGCAGATATCCCGAGGATAGCTTACCAAGTTTTTTCGAATGGAAAGAATTAGATTTCGATGGGCAAGTTGCAGCCATAGTGAAACAGCTTCAAATTCAAACTAAAGCATTTCCGGGTGAAATGCTCGCAGTAATTTGCCCTCGAAACTCCGATGTCGATCGCATGGGCGACGCGTTGTCGAAGACGGCGCTTGCAGGGATGGTTGTTAAACAATCGTCGGCTGACGGTTACTCGACGTTTGACATGAATATTCCAATTTGTCTAACCACGATGCATGGTTGTAAAGGACTTGAATTTCGAGCGGTACACGGTGCGATGATGGATTCTCTAAAGCGATTTCCCCTGCAGCGCAACCTAATTTTCACCCTTGCAACTCGTGCCAAGACGTCATTGGCGATCTATGGCGATCCCATACCACCATTCGTGAAGAGTGCCATTCTGTCAGTCTCGCCACCAGAAACTCTGCCCTCAATCAATCTGGCTTTTGGGGGTGACGAATAA